From Coturnix japonica isolate 7356 chromosome 3, Coturnix japonica 2.1, whole genome shotgun sequence, the proteins below share one genomic window:
- the OPRM1 gene encoding mu-type opioid receptor isoform X2, with the protein MAVAYLLGNGSAPLFAGALEVPFGANASAAACRPAVPPCAAAPPGTWGNGTAGWNRSEPCSGANGSAGGGPCAPAGGGGPSVVTAIAIMALYSVVCVVGLFGNFLVMYVIIRYTKMKTATNIYIFNLALADALATSTLPFQSVNYLMGTWPFGTILCKIVISIDYYNMFTSIFTLCTMSVDRYVAVCHPVKALDFRTPRNAKIVNVCNWILSSAIGLPVMFMATTKYRQGSIDCTLTFSHPAWYWENLLKICVFIFAFIMPVLIITVCYGLMILRLKSVRMLSGSKEKDRNLRRITRMVLVVVAVFIICWTPIHIYVIIKALVNIPETTFQTVSWHFCIALGYINSCLNPVLYAFLDENFKRCFREFCIPTSSTIEQQNSTRVRQNTRDHASTANTVDRTNHQLELQEAETTPLP; encoded by the exons ATGGCCGTCGCTTACCTTTTGGGAAACGGCTCTGCGCCGCTCTTCGCCGGCGCCCTGGAGGTCCCCTTCGGAGCCAACGCCTCCGCTGCCGCCTGCCGCCCCGCCGTGCCTCCTTGCGCGGCCGCGCCTCCGGGCACATGGGGTAACGGTACGGCGGGCTGGAACCGCTCCGAGCCTTGCAGCGGTGCCAACGGCAGCGCGGGCGGCGGGCCATGCGCTcccgcgggcggcggcggcccctCTGTGGTCACGGCTATCGCCATCATGGCCCTGTACTCTGTAGTGTGCGTCGTGGGGCTTTTCGGCAACTTCTTGGTCATGTACGTCATCATCAG atacACAAAAATGAAGACTGCCACCAATATCTATATTTTCAATCTTGCATTAGCAGATGCACTAGCAACAAGTACTTTGCCGTTCCAGAGTGTTAATTACTTGATGGGAACATGGCCATTTGGTACAATCCTGTGTAAGATTGTTATATCCATAGACTACTACAATATGTTCACCAGTATCTTTACGCTCTGTACCATGAGTGTGGATCGCTACGTAGCTGTTTGCCACCCAGTCAAGGCCCTTGATTTCCGTACCCCCAGAAATGCCAAAATTGTCAATGTCTGCAACTGGATTCTTTCTTCTGCCATTGGTCTGCCAGTTATGTTTATGGCAACTACTAAATACAGGCAGG gCTCTATTGACTGCACACTTACTTTCTCCCACCCTGCGTGGTACTGGGAAAACCTACTGAAAATCTGTGTATTCATCTTTGCCTTCATCATGCCAGTCCTAATAATTACTGTGTGCTATGGGCTGATGATTTTACGGCTGAAGAGTGTCCGCATGTTATCTGGCTCTAAAGAGAAGGACAGGAACCTGCGGAGGATCACAAGGATGGTTCTTGTAGTGGTAGCAGTCTTCATCATCTGCTGGACTCCTATCCACATTTATGTCATCATTAAAGCCCTGGTCAACATCCCAGAAACTACTTTCCAGACTGTCTCCTGGCACTTTTGTATTGCTCTAGGTTATATAAATAGCTGCCTCAATCCAGTCCTGTACGCATTTCTAGATGAGAATTTCAAAAGGTGTTTCAGAGAGTTCTGCATCCCCACCTCCTCAACTATTGAGCAGCAAAACTCCACCCGGGTCCGACAAAATACTCGTGACCATGCTTCCACTGCCAACACTGTGGACAGGACTAACCATCAG